The genomic segment CCTTTTTCAACTCTGCTCTAGTCAATGTCAATGTCTCCTGTCCCATAGTGACATTATCTCAGAACAGTTACAGGGTGACATTATCACAGCACAACGACACCCTGTGAGATATACCGTTGACAATGTCTTTTGCTACCTGTTATAATTATAAACTTAGTTTGACATACCGCCTCTGTTTAAGCTATAATTGACAAGGAAAGAGGTGGTAGTTGGCGATGGCTAAGAATGCGCTATTGGAAATCAAACGCAGTTTGGATGCCTATGTAGGCCGCAAAATTCTCTTGAAAGCAAACGGCGGCAGACGAAAGACCATTGAAAGAACCGGTATTCTGGAAGAAACCTACCCTTCTGTTTTCATTGTTAAGTTAGACCAGGAACAGCAGCATTCGTTCAAAAGGGTTTCCTATAGCTATGCGGACATACTTACCGAATCCGTTGAAGTTACAGTATGTAATGATGACGGACAAGTTCGAATCACGTATGTGCCGGTTTGATAACACACCGATACAGCGGCAGAGGCTGAGGCCTACTGCCGCATTTCTTTTTTTGCGGCTTCACATAATATAAGTATCCTCAACGAAAGGAGGCTGTCAGAGGCCGGATGAGCCGCAGAAGACGTGGAATCATGTCGGATGAATTCAAAACGGAGCTTGCCAAGGATCTGGGGATTTATGATACTGTCCAAAAGGATGGCTGGGGAGGAATCACGACGAAGGATGCCGGCAACTTGGTAAAAAGGGCGATTCAGATCGCTGAGCAGTCAGCCGCAGGCCGGACGAAGCGTTAGTGGATTTTCCGAAATTTCGCCCCAAAAAGCTAAAGCGCAAATTCGCTTTAGCTTTTTGGCATTTTTTTGTTATAGTATAGAAAAACCTCTTTAAGATCGAATACTAAATCAGTTGAGGGTGAATGATGAGAATCAGGGAAAAAGCGCCGGCAAAAATCAATCTATCACTGGACGTGCTTCATAAAAGAAATGACGGTTATCATGAAGTGGAAATGGTCATGACGATGGTTGATTTGGCGGATCATTTGGAACTGGAAGAACTTCCGAGGGATACGATTATTATTTCTAGCCAGGCCACGTATTTACCGCTGGATGATAAGAATTTGGCGTTTCAGGCTGCAAAGCTGATGAAAGAGCGCTATGACGTTCGAAAGGGCGTATACATTCATCTGGACAAAAAAATTCCGGTCGCAGCGGGACTAGCCGGGGGCAGCAGCGATGCGGCTGCGGTTTTGCGCGGCTTGAACAAACTGTGGGGGCTCAACATTCCGATGGACGAGCTTTCGATCCTGGGAGCTGAATTGGGATCGGATGTTCCATTCTGCTTGACCGGAGGGACAGCGGTTGCCACGGGAAGGGGTGAAAAGCTGAAAGCCATCGGTTCGCCGCCTCAATGCTGGGTTGTTCTGGCCAAACCGCCAATAAACGTATCCACTTCGGAAATTTACGGAAAA from the Ferviditalea candida genome contains:
- the veg gene encoding biofilm formation stimulator Veg — protein: MAKNALLEIKRSLDAYVGRKILLKANGGRRKTIERTGILEETYPSVFIVKLDQEQQHSFKRVSYSYADILTESVEVTVCNDDGQVRITYVPV
- a CDS encoding small, acid-soluble spore protein, alpha/beta type encodes the protein MSRRRRGIMSDEFKTELAKDLGIYDTVQKDGWGGITTKDAGNLVKRAIQIAEQSAAGRTKR
- the ispE gene encoding 4-(cytidine 5'-diphospho)-2-C-methyl-D-erythritol kinase, giving the protein MRIREKAPAKINLSLDVLHKRNDGYHEVEMVMTMVDLADHLELEELPRDTIIISSQATYLPLDDKNLAFQAAKLMKERYDVRKGVYIHLDKKIPVAAGLAGGSSDAAAVLRGLNKLWGLNIPMDELSILGAELGSDVPFCLTGGTAVATGRGEKLKAIGSPPQCWVVLAKPPINVSTSEIYGKLRADQIKHHPPTRNVIQAIEQKNFDKLCESLGNVLEEVTMELYPEVRQLKESMIRLGAEGVLMSGSGPTVFGLVSKESKIPRIYNGLRGFCKQVYPVRLLT